Proteins encoded together in one Pseudoalteromonas xiamenensis window:
- the bamC gene encoding outer membrane protein assembly factor BamC: MQYWVKTSLACGVLLTLSGCSIFTNDAHHPRNYRANAPVKVPSTLKAPEIDPDFKMDIAQYESQEEPKGFRPPQQVLTVAQGTWIEEGDKVSRVYFDKNDGIKDLADSIWMATQGALSSNNVAAERSDKVTGTIESGWFTLIKPKDGWFWEDAKLPSQQRFKFHIEQQEHKRTASLIVELIDYRSDDIPLTDLLKQQLEVRALNEVVTEYDYQYRRLLAEMRQAEGQLAIEIGSDDEGNAALVLSTAFEHVFDKVSGLLEGLSFTVDKVNVDESTIAVTYEKPEDSIWNSIWGDSVPSLPLENGKYTIKISSNKEGGSVLTWQNGNDQVLDAQAIQALQQGLLNAVRQKDVRL; encoded by the coding sequence GTGCAGTATTGGGTTAAAACGTCATTGGCTTGCGGTGTTCTATTAACACTATCTGGTTGTAGTATTTTTACCAATGACGCGCACCATCCTCGTAATTACCGAGCAAATGCGCCTGTCAAAGTTCCAAGTACATTAAAAGCTCCAGAAATCGATCCTGATTTTAAAATGGATATCGCTCAATATGAGAGCCAAGAAGAGCCCAAAGGGTTTCGTCCGCCACAGCAAGTATTAACTGTCGCGCAAGGCACATGGATAGAAGAGGGTGATAAAGTTTCTCGCGTTTATTTTGACAAAAATGATGGCATTAAAGATTTAGCGGATTCGATTTGGATGGCTACTCAAGGTGCGCTGAGTTCAAATAACGTCGCTGCAGAACGTTCAGATAAAGTGACAGGCACAATCGAAAGTGGCTGGTTCACGCTCATTAAGCCAAAAGATGGCTGGTTTTGGGAGGACGCTAAGTTACCTTCTCAGCAGCGCTTCAAATTTCACATCGAACAACAAGAGCACAAACGTACTGCGAGTTTAATTGTCGAATTAATTGACTACCGTAGTGATGATATTCCCTTAACTGACTTGTTGAAGCAACAACTTGAAGTGCGTGCGTTAAACGAAGTGGTTACAGAATACGATTACCAATATCGTCGTTTATTAGCGGAAATGAGACAAGCTGAAGGCCAGTTAGCCATTGAAATTGGGTCTGATGACGAAGGTAATGCGGCACTCGTTTTGTCTACGGCATTTGAACATGTTTTCGATAAAGTATCTGGATTACTGGAAGGACTAAGTTTCACTGTCGACAAAGTGAACGTTGATGAGTCAACGATTGCTGTGACCTACGAGAAGCCAGAAGACAGCATTTGGAATTCAATTTGGGGTGATTCTGTACCATCACTACCTCTGGAAAATGGCAAGTACACCATTAAGATTTCCTCCAATAAAGAAGGTGGAAGTGTGTTAACTTGGCAAAATGGAAATGACCAAGTACTCGATGCTCAAGCAATTCAGGCGCTGCAACAAGGCCTTCTAAATGCTGTGCGTCAAAAGGACGTAAGACTCTAA
- a CDS encoding YjiH family protein has translation MAISRTSPDFWRTLFAFTVPSLIGVFLFMTPVPVGDVVTIPIAVMAKNVQQFVAPFIHPLIVAIVCITGLMSIAVSVFNVKLFRNVHIIQHLFKVSPVWLVTRLAGMVFILMTYFKVGPHAIHSDNTGTLVLHDLLPVLFSVFILAGLLLPLLLNFGLLELVGTLFTKVMRPLFGVPGRSAVNCVASWLGDGSVGILMTARQYEEKFYTEREAAIIGTTFSAVSITFCLVVIGQVKLEYLFAPFYLTVCLAGFVAAFIVPRLPPLRFKKQVYIDGSPADENAEAVPEGKTLFKHALDVALLKAQKAPGVKGTLQEGTHNALDMVFAVLPVVMAVGTTALIIAEYTPIFQYLGKPFIPFLELLQIPEAEKAAETIVVGFADMFIPSILAASSIESDVTRFIVAAMSVTQLIYMSEVGALLLGSKIPVNLWELFLIFILRTIVTLPVITLMAHWLVA, from the coding sequence ATGGCTATCAGTCGCACCTCGCCAGACTTCTGGCGTACGCTGTTTGCGTTCACCGTCCCCTCATTGATTGGGGTTTTCTTGTTTATGACTCCAGTGCCAGTTGGCGATGTAGTTACTATTCCAATTGCTGTAATGGCAAAAAATGTTCAACAATTTGTTGCTCCTTTTATTCATCCTCTGATCGTCGCTATCGTTTGTATAACGGGGCTTATGAGCATTGCGGTATCGGTTTTTAATGTAAAACTGTTTCGTAATGTACATATCATCCAGCATCTGTTCAAAGTGAGCCCTGTTTGGCTGGTGACTCGCTTGGCTGGCATGGTGTTTATTCTGATGACCTATTTTAAAGTCGGTCCACATGCTATTCATTCAGACAATACTGGGACGTTAGTGCTACATGATCTGCTACCGGTGCTCTTTTCAGTATTTATTTTGGCAGGTTTATTGTTACCTTTGCTGCTTAACTTCGGTTTGCTCGAACTCGTTGGTACGCTCTTTACTAAAGTGATGCGTCCATTATTTGGCGTACCAGGTCGCAGTGCGGTGAACTGTGTTGCCTCCTGGCTAGGTGATGGGAGTGTAGGTATTTTGATGACTGCGCGCCAATATGAAGAAAAATTTTACACTGAGCGCGAAGCGGCGATTATAGGTACAACGTTTTCAGCGGTGTCTATCACATTCTGTCTAGTGGTAATAGGGCAGGTAAAGTTAGAATACTTATTTGCGCCATTTTATCTAACCGTCTGTTTAGCCGGTTTTGTTGCTGCGTTTATTGTTCCACGTCTTCCACCTCTTCGCTTCAAAAAGCAAGTTTACATTGATGGTTCGCCCGCAGATGAAAACGCAGAAGCGGTGCCTGAGGGTAAAACCTTGTTTAAACACGCGCTAGATGTCGCGTTATTGAAAGCACAAAAAGCTCCCGGCGTGAAAGGTACGTTGCAAGAAGGTACTCATAACGCTTTAGATATGGTTTTTGCTGTATTGCCTGTAGTTATGGCGGTAGGTACAACCGCACTCATCATCGCTGAATACACACCGATTTTCCAATACTTGGGCAAGCCGTTTATTCCATTCTTAGAATTGCTGCAAATTCCTGAAGCAGAGAAAGCGGCGGAAACCATCGTTGTTGGTTTTGCAGACATGTTTATTCCATCGATACTTGCTGCGAGCAGCATTGAAAGTGATGTCACACGATTTATCGTAGCTGCGATGAGTGTAACGCAGTTGATTTACATGTCAGAAGTGGGCGCGTTACTGCTTGGCAGTAAAATCCCAGTGAATCTTTGGGAGTTATTCCTCATCTTCATTTTACGTACCATTGTTACGTTACCCGTCATTACCTTAATGGCGCATTGGCTTGTCGCATAA
- a CDS encoding DEAD/DEAH box helicase yields MQLPIDTLKTPFLNALEQGNVVVSAATGSGKSTRLPIWARSKGSVLVVQPRRIACTALAEYLAEQSGTPLGHHIGYAIRFEQAIEENCNIVFATPGVALRWYFEDRLEKYTTVILDEFHERRWDMDLLLAILQKRAQHRLVLTSATLQGELFAQKLNATLLNSEGSLFPVEEHFIASDMRAMPTKEYLAERAKQACEIALEDTTGDILVFLPGKGEIQFVKTALSSLNTEVIPLFSGCDKRFQENALKVQTHRRIILATNVAETSLTIPNVTCVIDSGLERRTHLRQGRTVLGLEAIARDSAKQRKGRAGRTQSGLCIRLYGQHAPLIEKTPPEIHRESLTELVLAAACLDDGVDGLPFFEPLPESAKQLAINTLQNLGAIASSSGQATELGKSLYPLPLDVELGQLIISMPSSTLRQAIIDLVSVIAVPATVYTLPTSVDAINALNKQFPDACDITLSIAVLRGLIPDMAVDAEAIKEARQYSEMLRAHFSLPELSKASSYDKSALLTAIIQAQPERLFIKRNNRRDTFANGKIEVSLAKQSCVQTTAQSLLVMSTFTLAGRGTKNAITLATIASPIVVNRISEFIPTQESIVSVQFIDGQLSVTIEKRYADVVLAQYHRAPSTEELPRVLAKAFELQLLMPRLFEQVKMDIHYHQISNQLKKDPNQVPEPIDYLTQQVTKLGIASFDDLELVTEADFQYDGIEAWEIESLKEKFPLKLVLANQNLNVRYALQGKKVTIEYESGSRKEAPKRWELPAWSGLSITYQRASKVVPIK; encoded by the coding sequence ATGCAGTTACCCATAGACACATTAAAAACCCCTTTTTTAAACGCGCTTGAGCAAGGCAATGTAGTCGTCAGCGCGGCAACCGGTTCAGGTAAATCAACTCGATTGCCAATTTGGGCGAGATCTAAGGGCTCAGTCCTTGTTGTCCAACCTCGTCGTATTGCCTGCACCGCATTGGCTGAATATTTAGCAGAACAATCAGGGACACCTCTAGGTCATCACATTGGCTATGCCATTCGATTTGAGCAGGCGATAGAAGAAAACTGCAATATTGTTTTTGCCACGCCCGGTGTCGCATTACGCTGGTATTTCGAAGATAGGCTAGAGAAATATACAACGGTGATTTTGGATGAATTTCATGAGCGTCGCTGGGACATGGACTTACTCCTCGCTATATTGCAAAAACGTGCTCAGCACCGTCTTGTATTAACCTCCGCGACATTGCAAGGTGAATTATTTGCACAGAAACTAAACGCCACCCTGCTAAATTCTGAGGGTTCGCTCTTCCCTGTTGAGGAACACTTCATAGCAAGCGACATGCGTGCAATGCCAACTAAAGAGTATTTGGCTGAGCGAGCAAAACAGGCGTGTGAAATTGCACTTGAAGACACAACTGGAGATATCTTGGTGTTTTTACCTGGAAAGGGTGAAATCCAGTTCGTTAAAACGGCACTTTCATCACTTAACACCGAGGTGATCCCTCTCTTCAGTGGCTGTGATAAGCGATTCCAAGAAAATGCCCTAAAAGTCCAAACTCATCGACGCATAATACTCGCGACTAATGTTGCGGAAACCTCTCTGACCATCCCCAACGTCACGTGCGTAATTGACAGTGGGCTTGAACGACGAACTCATCTTCGGCAAGGGCGCACCGTATTAGGGCTTGAAGCAATCGCGAGAGATTCCGCAAAACAGCGAAAAGGCCGAGCCGGCCGTACCCAATCTGGATTGTGTATTCGGCTTTATGGGCAACATGCGCCGCTCATCGAAAAAACACCCCCTGAAATCCATCGTGAATCACTCACTGAATTAGTACTCGCCGCGGCCTGTTTGGACGACGGTGTTGATGGTTTACCGTTTTTTGAGCCTTTACCCGAGAGTGCAAAACAACTGGCGATAAATACATTACAAAACTTAGGTGCCATAGCATCGAGTTCTGGTCAGGCAACTGAGCTCGGAAAAAGTCTCTATCCACTTCCTTTAGACGTCGAGCTTGGGCAGCTTATTATTTCCATGCCCTCTTCAACGCTCAGACAGGCCATTATTGATTTAGTGTCGGTTATTGCAGTTCCAGCAACCGTGTATACGTTACCGACAAGCGTGGATGCAATTAACGCATTGAATAAGCAGTTTCCGGACGCCTGCGACATTACGTTATCTATTGCGGTTCTGCGAGGACTCATCCCTGATATGGCTGTTGACGCAGAAGCGATAAAAGAAGCTAGGCAGTATAGTGAAATGCTCAGAGCACACTTCTCGTTGCCTGAACTGTCAAAAGCGTCTAGTTATGATAAAAGTGCATTATTGACTGCCATTATTCAGGCCCAACCTGAACGATTATTCATTAAACGAAATAACCGCCGAGACACATTTGCCAACGGTAAGATTGAAGTCAGTTTGGCAAAGCAATCCTGCGTGCAAACCACTGCTCAAAGTCTTCTTGTCATGAGTACTTTTACGCTTGCAGGTCGAGGCACAAAAAACGCCATTACATTGGCGACAATTGCCAGTCCCATTGTTGTGAATCGCATATCTGAATTCATTCCTACTCAAGAATCGATAGTCAGTGTTCAATTCATCGACGGTCAGTTAAGTGTTACCATTGAAAAACGTTATGCCGATGTCGTGCTTGCACAGTATCACCGCGCACCTTCGACTGAAGAATTGCCCAGAGTTTTAGCCAAAGCTTTTGAGCTGCAATTGCTAATGCCTCGCCTCTTTGAACAAGTGAAGATGGACATCCACTATCATCAAATTTCAAATCAATTGAAAAAAGATCCGAATCAAGTACCTGAACCTATCGATTACCTAACTCAACAAGTCACTAAGTTAGGTATAGCGTCTTTCGACGACCTTGAACTCGTGACCGAAGCGGATTTTCAATATGATGGCATCGAAGCTTGGGAAATAGAGTCTCTAAAAGAAAAATTTCCACTTAAGTTAGTGCTTGCAAACCAAAACCTGAATGTTCGCTATGCTCTACAAGGCAAAAAGGTGACGATTGAATATGAAAGCGGTAGCAGAAAGGAAGCTCCAAAACGATGGGAGCTTCCCGCATGGAGCGGCTTATCAATTACTTATCAACGGGCTAGCAAGGTCGTTCCTATCAAATAA
- a CDS encoding M90 family metallopeptidase: protein MVNVILIFLLILFVVAYWRINDIQRFFWQHKYQQHRLSTQDKEILRRYMPIYRQLSKEEQSRLESHIVWFLGEKRILGRDGLTVNRPMGLIVAADACLLVINQSWPLYPNVKEVLLYPSSYYVPESSRDGAGLVSYHTTIRQGESWPGGTLVLSWHDVLEGNRLPQDGHNLVFHEFAHQLDQQTGQTNGTPLLPKSITYGRWGTVFTRAYQRLKTQIAYHMPHTFHPYGATNEAEFFAVATETFIEKPRQFKHEEPELYHLMVEYFRFDPENWHPTATF from the coding sequence ATGGTCAATGTCATTCTGATCTTCTTATTAATTCTATTTGTCGTCGCCTATTGGCGAATTAACGACATTCAACGTTTTTTTTGGCAGCATAAATATCAGCAACACCGTCTGTCTACCCAAGATAAAGAAATTCTGCGTCGATATATGCCTATTTACCGTCAACTTTCCAAGGAAGAACAGTCTCGATTGGAATCACATATCGTCTGGTTTCTTGGTGAAAAACGGATATTGGGTAGGGATGGTCTGACGGTTAACCGTCCGATGGGGTTAATTGTGGCAGCTGATGCGTGCTTACTTGTGATAAATCAGTCTTGGCCTTTATACCCAAATGTTAAAGAAGTCTTACTTTATCCGAGCAGTTACTACGTTCCGGAAAGTAGTCGTGATGGTGCCGGTTTAGTGAGTTATCACACGACCATTCGACAAGGAGAATCTTGGCCTGGAGGAACGCTCGTTCTAAGCTGGCATGATGTGCTTGAAGGTAATCGCCTTCCGCAAGATGGTCACAACTTGGTATTTCACGAATTTGCGCATCAATTAGATCAGCAAACGGGACAGACGAATGGTACGCCTCTGTTACCAAAAAGCATTACTTACGGTCGATGGGGAACAGTGTTTACACGTGCTTATCAACGCTTGAAAACACAGATTGCGTATCATATGCCACATACTTTCCACCCCTATGGCGCGACGAATGAGGCAGAATTTTTCGCCGTTGCAACAGAAACCTTTATTGAGAAACCAAGACAGTTTAAGCATGAAGAGCCTGAACTTTATCATCTCATGGTTGAATATTTCCGCTTTGACCCAGAAAACTGGCATCCAACAGCAACCTTTTAG
- a CDS encoding amidohydrolase family protein, translating into MKKMLHTVVATSIALALSSFSYAKEDAEKWQVDSPKGDFHDAKINVSQGTWMNVDLSPDGKTIAFDLLGDIYIMPISGGKATLLTSDIGWQMQPKFSPDGKTIAFTSDQGGGDNIWVMDVDGSNQRPVTKETFRLLNSPSWSPDGEFIVARKHYTATRSLGAGEVWMYHKSGGSGVQLTKRPNDQKDLGEPVFSPDGRYVYFSQDDTPGKTFHYSKDSTAGIYKIKRLDRETGEIETILSGPGGAIRPTPSPDGKSLVYIKRDDFQSTLYLYDLHSGKETKLYDKLDRDMQETWAIHGVYPTIAWSQDNKKLVFWAGGKIHTLSVEDKKVDTIEFNVETTKKVQKALRFAQNIDTADFDVKMLRNVQIAPDGKTAVFEALGYLYVRDLKSGKANRLTKQSEHFELFPQFSRDGKKIVYVTWDDKNQGTVRVISAKGGKSTVLTREPGKYVETTFSPDGNSVVYRKVRGSSILPKDWSLHEGIYQVSIKGGESTLVTKEGVQPQFGASNDKLYLMDSSPTPQLNVVDLKEKTTHTLYKSKHATEFRVSPDGKYLAFAERFKVFVTPLVERGSPIEIGPDDKQIPVEQLSVRAGESLSWTASSNQLYWTLGPELYHADLKNIFDIKADDKTDFKVANGTNIGFKQKMDEPKGMIALVGAKIITMNGEEVIEQGVIITDGKHIKSVGSVTDVNIPKDAKVIDVKGKTIMPGIVDAHAHGDQGSDEIIPEQNWKNLAGLALGVTTIHDPSNDTSEVFTASEMQKSGSIVGPRIFSTGTILYGANLAGYTSQVDSLEDAMFHIERLQKVGAFSVKSYNQPRREQRQQIVEAGRELGMMVVPEGGSLLQHNLTMIVDGHTGIEHSIPPAKIYDDIRQLWSQSDVGYTPTLGVAYGGIWGENYWYDKTDVWNHPRLSKFVPKSQLLPRSMRRVKAPEHHYNHFNSARIAAELQDLGVTVNLGAHGQREGLAAHWEIWMFAQGGMTPLEAIRAATIDPAKYIGLDKHIGSLEAGKLADLIVIDGDPLSNIRDTDKVEYTMLNGRLFDAATMNEVGKPVREKLYFETE; encoded by the coding sequence ATGAAAAAAATGCTGCATACCGTTGTTGCAACAAGTATTGCCCTTGCGCTCAGTTCTTTTAGTTATGCAAAAGAGGACGCAGAGAAGTGGCAAGTTGACTCGCCGAAAGGTGATTTTCACGACGCGAAAATCAACGTGAGTCAAGGAACGTGGATGAACGTGGATTTAAGTCCAGATGGAAAAACAATCGCGTTTGATTTACTTGGTGATATTTATATCATGCCAATCAGTGGCGGGAAGGCTACATTGCTGACCTCAGACATTGGCTGGCAAATGCAGCCAAAATTCAGCCCAGATGGTAAAACCATCGCATTTACCTCAGATCAAGGTGGTGGCGATAATATCTGGGTAATGGATGTAGATGGTTCAAATCAACGCCCCGTTACAAAGGAAACTTTCCGTCTTTTGAATAGCCCATCGTGGAGTCCAGATGGTGAGTTTATTGTTGCACGTAAACATTATACGGCGACCCGCTCATTAGGAGCTGGCGAAGTTTGGATGTATCACAAGTCTGGTGGCAGTGGTGTTCAACTTACAAAACGACCGAATGATCAAAAGGATTTAGGTGAACCCGTATTTTCACCTGATGGACGTTATGTCTATTTCTCTCAAGACGATACACCAGGAAAAACATTCCACTATTCCAAAGACTCTACGGCTGGTATCTACAAAATTAAGCGCCTTGACCGAGAAACGGGTGAAATTGAAACGATATTATCCGGTCCGGGTGGTGCTATCAGACCAACACCCTCACCGGATGGAAAATCGCTGGTTTACATAAAGCGTGATGATTTCCAGTCTACATTGTATTTGTATGATCTGCATTCGGGTAAAGAAACAAAACTTTATGACAAACTCGATCGAGACATGCAAGAAACCTGGGCAATTCATGGCGTCTACCCGACAATTGCGTGGAGTCAGGATAATAAAAAGCTTGTTTTTTGGGCGGGCGGCAAGATCCACACGCTAAGTGTTGAAGACAAAAAAGTCGATACCATCGAGTTTAATGTTGAAACGACAAAGAAAGTACAAAAAGCACTGCGATTTGCCCAAAATATCGATACAGCTGATTTCGATGTAAAAATGCTGCGCAACGTACAAATTGCGCCAGATGGTAAAACGGCGGTGTTTGAAGCGTTGGGTTACTTATATGTACGTGACTTAAAATCTGGGAAAGCAAATCGGTTGACTAAGCAAAGCGAACATTTTGAATTGTTCCCTCAGTTTTCTCGTGATGGTAAAAAGATTGTCTATGTAACTTGGGATGATAAAAACCAAGGGACTGTTCGCGTTATCTCTGCAAAAGGTGGCAAAAGTACCGTGTTGACCAGAGAACCTGGTAAATACGTTGAAACCACCTTTAGCCCAGATGGCAATAGCGTGGTTTACCGTAAAGTAAGAGGCTCTTCTATTTTGCCAAAAGATTGGTCATTGCATGAAGGGATCTATCAAGTGTCTATCAAAGGAGGGGAATCTACTCTTGTCACCAAAGAGGGCGTTCAGCCTCAATTTGGTGCTAGCAATGATAAATTATACTTGATGGACAGTTCACCCACGCCCCAATTAAACGTGGTTGATTTAAAAGAAAAAACAACACATACGCTGTATAAATCTAAACATGCAACGGAATTTAGGGTTTCTCCAGATGGTAAGTACCTTGCGTTTGCAGAACGATTTAAAGTCTTTGTAACGCCATTGGTTGAGCGTGGTAGTCCCATTGAAATTGGTCCTGATGACAAGCAAATTCCTGTCGAGCAACTCTCTGTTCGAGCAGGAGAGAGCCTGAGCTGGACTGCTTCATCGAATCAACTCTACTGGACGTTAGGACCGGAACTGTATCATGCTGATTTGAAAAATATCTTTGATATTAAAGCCGACGACAAAACCGACTTTAAAGTAGCCAACGGAACGAACATTGGGTTCAAGCAGAAGATGGATGAACCCAAAGGAATGATTGCGTTGGTTGGCGCGAAAATCATCACGATGAACGGTGAGGAAGTCATCGAACAAGGTGTCATTATAACCGATGGAAAGCACATCAAGTCGGTTGGAAGTGTGACTGACGTTAACATACCAAAAGACGCCAAAGTCATTGATGTTAAGGGTAAAACAATTATGCCTGGTATTGTTGATGCGCATGCTCACGGTGACCAAGGCAGTGATGAAATCATCCCCGAGCAAAATTGGAAAAACTTGGCTGGACTTGCGCTTGGTGTGACGACGATACACGACCCATCAAACGACACAAGTGAAGTCTTTACCGCAAGTGAAATGCAAAAATCAGGGTCGATTGTTGGGCCTCGAATTTTTTCGACAGGGACCATTTTGTACGGCGCGAATTTAGCCGGGTATACTTCTCAAGTTGATTCACTTGAAGACGCGATGTTCCACATTGAACGTTTACAAAAAGTCGGTGCATTTAGTGTAAAATCATACAATCAACCGCGCCGTGAACAACGCCAGCAGATCGTTGAAGCTGGCCGCGAACTTGGCATGATGGTTGTACCGGAAGGAGGTTCTCTTCTTCAGCACAATTTAACCATGATTGTTGATGGCCATACGGGAATTGAACACTCCATTCCACCGGCAAAAATTTATGATGATATTCGTCAGTTGTGGTCTCAATCCGATGTAGGTTATACACCAACGCTTGGTGTCGCTTATGGGGGTATTTGGGGTGAAAACTATTGGTACGACAAAACGGATGTTTGGAATCATCCGCGCTTAAGTAAATTTGTGCCAAAAAGCCAGTTGTTACCAAGATCTATGCGTCGAGTTAAAGCGCCTGAACACCACTACAATCACTTTAACAGTGCGCGCATTGCGGCAGAGCTCCAAGATTTAGGTGTAACAGTGAATTTAGGTGCACATGGTCAGCGTGAAGGGTTAGCGGCACATTGGGAAATCTGGATGTTCGCACAAGGCGGTATGACACCGCTTGAAGCAATCCGAGCAGCGACGATTGACCCCGCAAAATATATCGGACTTGATAAGCACATTGGGTCGCTTGAGGCTGGAAAGCTGGCAGATTTGATTGTTATTGATGGTGATCCTCTGTCCAATATTCGAGATACGGACAAAGTCGAGTATACCATGCTAAATGGACGCTTGTTTGATGCCGCAACAATGAATGAAGTCGGCAAACCAGTGCGCGAAAAATTGTATTTCGAGACGGAATAA
- a CDS encoding YdcF family protein, with translation MFELKKIIGSSLMPLPFLLITLFILLLLSNKTRKVLWSMSLLCVISLWLISSPWFAQFIVAPLEGHYVAFNNKKHPEIDQIVVLGCDVRSNPKVPPNSQLGGCALSRIVEGIRILNLYPDAKLIVSGAGIGKVTNSSLMTKVAVSMGVSKSRISQNPLAKDTAEEAKLLAPKLVDRHVVLVTSVSHMKRAQDLFAKQGVETIAAPTEFASLSMWADYKMFIANAEVLKIVTTHIHEWIGLTWLGIVRFVDPEAM, from the coding sequence ATGTTTGAATTAAAGAAAATCATTGGCAGCTCGCTTATGCCGCTGCCCTTTTTACTCATCACCCTGTTCATATTGCTGTTGTTGAGCAACAAAACGCGAAAAGTGCTTTGGTCTATGTCACTCTTATGCGTGATTTCACTTTGGTTGATTAGCTCACCTTGGTTTGCCCAATTTATAGTGGCACCGCTTGAAGGACACTATGTTGCTTTCAACAATAAAAAGCACCCTGAGATCGATCAAATCGTCGTCCTTGGTTGTGATGTCCGTTCAAATCCTAAAGTACCGCCAAATAGCCAATTGGGTGGCTGTGCATTAAGTCGAATCGTTGAAGGGATCCGCATCTTAAATCTTTACCCTGATGCGAAGCTGATAGTCAGTGGTGCCGGTATTGGAAAAGTGACAAACAGTAGTTTGATGACCAAGGTTGCTGTATCAATGGGTGTATCGAAATCACGTATTTCGCAAAACCCATTGGCCAAAGATACAGCCGAAGAAGCAAAACTATTGGCGCCGAAACTCGTTGACCGCCATGTTGTGCTTGTAACAAGCGTAAGTCATATGAAAAGAGCACAAGACTTATTTGCTAAACAAGGCGTGGAAACGATCGCCGCCCCTACCGAATTCGCCAGCCTATCTATGTGGGCTGACTACAAAATGTTCATCGCCAATGCGGAAGTGCTGAAGATTGTTACAACGCACATTCATGAGTGGATAGGACTTACATGGCTCGGAATCGTTCGATTTGTGGATCCGGAAGCGATGTAA
- a CDS encoding LysR substrate-binding domain-containing protein, which translates to MIDVKHLKTISTLKETGSLVNTARELYLTQSALSHQIKDLENKLDCQLFERKTQPVRFTPQGMLLLELANEILPKIEATKCRLKESLNQPISQLRLSVECHACFHWLLPTIREFNNFWPDIKVDYERGFSYDAIPELMNDELDLVLTSDMREPEHLEYAHLFDFKLKLIVAPDHELAKKAYVTALDLKDETIISYPIPRERQDIFKHFIQNARFDGTLKTVDQGLLIFQLVSAGMGVAALPDWLVTPYESQGLIKSIPLGALGLSRPMYLAMKKSMKDNPVYRHFLTTCKQTNSR; encoded by the coding sequence ATGATTGATGTAAAGCACCTTAAGACAATTTCAACACTCAAAGAAACGGGTTCTTTGGTTAACACCGCGCGCGAATTGTACTTAACGCAATCCGCCCTCTCTCATCAAATAAAAGACCTCGAAAACAAGTTGGACTGCCAACTGTTCGAACGGAAAACTCAGCCAGTCCGATTTACGCCGCAGGGTATGCTTTTACTTGAGCTAGCGAATGAGATTTTGCCAAAGATAGAGGCAACCAAATGTCGCTTGAAAGAAAGTCTCAATCAACCAATTTCTCAATTGAGATTAAGTGTGGAGTGCCACGCCTGTTTCCACTGGCTATTGCCCACCATTCGCGAGTTCAATAATTTTTGGCCTGATATTAAAGTCGATTATGAGCGAGGCTTCAGCTATGACGCTATACCAGAGCTCATGAACGATGAACTTGATTTAGTCTTAACCTCTGACATGCGCGAACCGGAGCATCTAGAATATGCTCATTTATTTGATTTCAAACTCAAATTGATTGTAGCGCCGGACCATGAGTTAGCGAAGAAAGCGTACGTTACGGCCTTGGACTTGAAAGATGAAACCATTATTTCATACCCGATCCCAAGAGAGCGCCAAGATATTTTTAAACATTTCATTCAGAATGCGCGTTTTGATGGAACGTTGAAAACGGTTGACCAAGGTCTACTTATATTCCAATTGGTCAGTGCAGGTATGGGTGTTGCTGCTTTACCAGATTGGTTAGTCACCCCCTATGAAAGCCAAGGGTTAATTAAATCAATTCCTCTTGGCGCGCTAGGTCTTTCTCGTCCAATGTATCTTGCAATGAAAAAGTCAATGAAAGATAACCCTGTTTATCGTCATTTTTTAACCACTTGCAAACAAACCAATAGCAGATAA